In one window of Pseudobdellovibrionaceae bacterium DNA:
- the fabF gene encoding beta-ketoacyl-ACP synthase II produces the protein MSHISSESIFKRHSREQRRVVVTGMGMLTPLGLTLTESWDAVVNGQSGISTITQFDASELDSQIAGEVKNFDPDPFVPKKEQKKMDRFIHFAMAASEMAILDAGLGYDEIAGLRSGALVGVGIGGLPLIERQHEVLTTRGASRITPFFIPACITNLASGQISMRWGLKGPNFSVTSACASGNHSIGEAAKFIMNGEADIMIAGGSEATISPLAAGGFAAMKALSTRNSSPETASRPWDVDRDGFVLSEGAAILVLEDFEHAEKRGARIYGELRGYGVSSDAYHMSAPSPGGEGAARAMKSAITNAYLNVEDIGYINAHGTSTPVGDSIETQAIKSVFGDHAYKLWISSTKSMTGHTLGAAGAIESVFSLMTLTKSVAPPTINLDSPSEDCDLDYVPGVARERNFDHVINNSFGFGGTNACLVFSKINS, from the coding sequence ATGAGCCATATCAGTTCAGAGAGCATCTTTAAACGCCACTCGCGCGAACAACGACGAGTGGTTGTGACGGGAATGGGAATGCTAACTCCATTGGGGTTAACATTGACTGAATCTTGGGATGCGGTTGTCAACGGACAATCCGGCATCTCCACCATCACCCAATTTGATGCCTCTGAACTAGACTCGCAAATAGCCGGTGAAGTAAAAAATTTCGATCCGGATCCTTTTGTTCCTAAAAAAGAGCAAAAAAAAATGGATCGTTTCATTCATTTTGCAATGGCCGCATCCGAAATGGCCATTTTAGATGCAGGATTAGGCTATGATGAAATTGCTGGCCTTCGCTCGGGCGCATTGGTCGGCGTGGGCATTGGCGGATTACCCCTTATTGAACGCCAACATGAAGTGCTCACCACACGGGGAGCTAGTCGCATCACACCCTTTTTCATTCCTGCCTGTATCACGAACCTGGCCTCTGGCCAGATCAGTATGCGTTGGGGACTTAAGGGGCCAAACTTTTCTGTGACCTCAGCCTGCGCCTCGGGAAATCACTCCATTGGCGAAGCGGCCAAATTCATTATGAATGGTGAAGCCGACATTATGATTGCCGGTGGCAGCGAAGCCACCATTTCTCCTTTGGCTGCTGGTGGTTTTGCGGCCATGAAAGCCTTATCCACTCGCAACAGCTCTCCGGAAACAGCCAGCCGCCCTTGGGACGTAGACAGAGATGGGTTTGTGTTAAGTGAAGGGGCCGCCATCCTTGTGCTTGAAGATTTTGAACACGCCGAAAAACGCGGCGCCCGTATCTATGGCGAACTTCGGGGGTACGGCGTGTCTTCTGACGCCTATCATATGTCAGCGCCGTCTCCTGGTGGCGAAGGGGCTGCTCGGGCTATGAAATCGGCCATTACAAATGCTTACCTCAATGTTGAAGACATTGGTTATATAAATGCTCACGGCACCAGCACTCCTGTGGGTGACTCCATTGAAACCCAAGCGATAAAATCTGTATTCGGTGATCACGCCTATAAACTCTGGATCAGCAGCACGAAAAGCATGACAGGACACACACTAGGGGCCGCTGGCGCCATTGAAAGCGTATTTAGTTTGATGACGCTGACAAAGAGTGTGGCACCACCCACAATCAATCTTGATAGCCCCAGCGAAGATTGTGATTTGGATTATGTGCCCGGCGTAGCTCGAGAACGAAATTTTGATCATGTCATCAATAACAGTTTTGGTTTCGGTGGCACCAACGCTTGTTTGGTTTTTTCTAAAATTAACTCTTAA
- the acpP gene encoding acyl carrier protein, with protein MSGVDAQVKKIIEEQLGVEGDRVKPEASFIDDLGADSLDIVELVMAMEEAFDMEIPDEEAEKLKTVQDVTSYIESKGKA; from the coding sequence ATGTCAGGCGTGGATGCACAGGTAAAGAAAATTATTGAAGAACAACTGGGCGTAGAGGGTGATCGTGTAAAACCCGAGGCCTCATTTATTGATGATCTTGGCGCCGACAGCTTAGATATCGTTGAATTGGTTATGGCTATGGAAGAAGCCTTCGACATGGAGATCCCTGACGAAGAAGCTGAAAAGCTGAAGACGGTACAAGATGTGACCAGTTACATTGAAAGCAAAGGCAAGGCTTAA
- a CDS encoding M23 family metallopeptidase, translated as MYDIKLKNFVSNFRSIHKRGLILTLFFVMTACSGLRSTQGVYKSSSGYSGMGEFSGPGSLSQPEYEGPMPAPEDDGDPRNYVTPKGLPAPSGPFTLTPPVQRMRITQRFANPKNPRHQGIDIGGRIGTPIYAAHEGVIVYAGTGFKGYGRLIIIEFDKTWASLYAHMSVLRMKTGDTVRPGQEIGLMGKSGRVTGVHLHFELLKNKQPVDPLEYFSTSVAL; from the coding sequence ATGTACGACATCAAGTTAAAGAACTTTGTCAGCAATTTCCGCTCTATTCATAAGAGAGGTCTGATCCTGACCCTATTTTTTGTGATGACGGCTTGTTCGGGGTTGCGCAGCACCCAGGGCGTCTACAAAAGCTCATCGGGCTATTCCGGAATGGGTGAGTTTTCGGGGCCGGGTTCACTGTCACAGCCCGAATACGAAGGGCCAATGCCAGCGCCTGAGGATGACGGTGATCCCAGAAATTATGTTACGCCAAAGGGGCTCCCCGCTCCTTCTGGCCCGTTTACTCTCACCCCACCTGTGCAGCGCATGCGAATCACTCAAAGATTTGCAAACCCGAAAAACCCACGCCACCAGGGCATTGACATTGGAGGCCGCATTGGCACACCGATCTATGCGGCTCACGAGGGCGTTATTGTTTATGCGGGCACCGGCTTTAAGGGTTATGGTCGATTAATTATTATTGAGTTTGATAAAACCTGGGCCAGCCTTTACGCTCACATGAGTGTTCTTCGAATGAAGACGGGAGACACTGTACGGCCGGGCCAAGAAATAGGGCTTATGGGGAAATCCGGTCGTGTCACCGGAGTGCACTTACACTTTGAACTGCTTAAAAATAAACAGCCTGTTGACCCGCTCGAGTACTTTTCTACTTCTGTGGCGCTTTAA
- a CDS encoding SDR family oxidoreductase, with amino-acid sequence MAHYLISGATGVLGSHIFRSIFNKGHQVTLMLRGRTEEERRARLKELVLFYNLPQEAVDQVRLLHFDLSRPHLDMNLEEAKETFSSADHFIHSAASVRLNQTPEQARTMAIHGTKKLLEFCERWGFPNHLKKVEYISTVGVGGKTFSELPEAFIHETRDFHNNYEMAKSESEDFIEQKILQGLPITVHRPSMIIGNTYTGAILHFHIFYTLIQFLSGQMTGGFLPTLGQRKLDVIPVDFVSHAITSAAIDQNTRGKVLHLCSGPEYSIPLLELSILSRTQLSSHHIKLPALKWIPQVLALALSKATTYLPKHPATRTLKSLPHFLNYLSTKQEFLNTDTKAWLKTHNLAVPTPEAYLPAVFDYWIRRTHE; translated from the coding sequence ATGGCTCACTACCTGATATCCGGGGCTACCGGCGTTCTTGGCAGCCACATCTTTAGATCAATTTTCAATAAGGGCCATCAAGTTACGCTCATGCTTCGTGGCCGCACCGAAGAAGAGCGAAGAGCACGCCTTAAAGAACTCGTCCTATTCTACAATTTGCCTCAAGAGGCCGTGGATCAAGTTCGCCTTTTGCACTTTGACCTCAGTCGACCTCATTTAGATATGAACCTTGAAGAGGCCAAAGAAACTTTCTCAAGCGCCGATCATTTCATTCACAGCGCCGCCAGTGTTCGACTCAATCAAACACCAGAGCAGGCTCGGACCATGGCCATACATGGCACCAAAAAACTTTTAGAGTTTTGCGAGCGATGGGGATTTCCCAATCACTTAAAGAAAGTGGAGTACATCTCCACCGTGGGGGTTGGGGGTAAAACTTTTTCTGAGCTTCCTGAGGCGTTTATTCATGAAACGAGGGATTTTCATAATAACTACGAAATGGCCAAATCAGAATCTGAGGATTTTATTGAACAAAAAATCCTTCAGGGCCTGCCCATCACCGTCCATCGACCCAGCATGATCATTGGCAACACCTATACCGGCGCTATTTTGCATTTTCATATTTTCTACACCCTCATCCAATTTTTAAGTGGTCAGATGACGGGTGGATTCCTGCCCACATTAGGACAGCGCAAGCTTGATGTGATCCCCGTGGACTTTGTCTCTCACGCCATCACGTCGGCCGCCATAGACCAAAACACCCGAGGTAAAGTTTTGCATTTATGTTCTGGCCCCGAGTATTCAATTCCTCTGCTTGAGCTCTCAATCTTGAGCAGAACGCAGCTCTCAAGCCATCACATTAAATTACCTGCCCTTAAGTGGATCCCGCAGGTGTTGGCTCTGGCTCTCTCAAAAGCAACGACCTACCTGCCAAAACATCCCGCCACCCGCACATTGAAATCGTTACCGCATTTTTTGAATTACCTCTCTACAAAACAAGAATTTTTAAACACTGACACAAAAGCGTGGCTTAAAACCCATAATCTGGCCGTGCCAACCCCGGAAGCCTATCTGCCTGCCGTCTTTGATTATTGGATACGGAGAACTCATGAGTGA
- the rpiB gene encoding ribose 5-phosphate isomerase B — MSQNPQIKRLFIGTDHAGLGLKEWLQKERPRLPWEDHGCFNTERVDFPDFADKVAQAIVDTTDFGVLICGSGQGMAIRANRYPHIRAALCWTPEVARLSREHNNANVLCLGQRLISPDMALKILDDFLNTGFAEGRHTCRVEKLSRPIIP, encoded by the coding sequence ATGTCGCAAAACCCCCAGATAAAGCGCCTTTTTATTGGAACTGACCATGCGGGACTCGGCCTGAAAGAGTGGTTACAGAAAGAACGTCCTCGTCTACCATGGGAAGACCACGGCTGTTTTAACACAGAAAGAGTGGACTTCCCTGACTTTGCCGATAAAGTGGCTCAGGCTATCGTCGACACCACAGACTTTGGCGTATTGATCTGCGGATCTGGACAAGGGATGGCCATACGAGCTAATAGATACCCCCACATACGGGCGGCCCTTTGCTGGACACCTGAAGTGGCCCGCCTGAGCCGCGAACACAACAATGCTAATGTTCTCTGCCTAGGCCAGCGACTGATTTCGCCAGACATGGCACTGAAAATTCTTGATGATTTTTTGAATACGGGTTTTGCAGAAGGTCGACACACCTGCCGTGTTGAAAAACTCTCACGCCCCATAATACCTTGA
- a CDS encoding serine hydroxymethyltransferase has protein sequence MSLKQTDSEVAKYIAQELDRQEYGLEMIASENYVSKEVLEAQGSVLTNKYAEGYPRKRYYGGCEFVDEVEQLAIDRAKQLFLAEHVNVQPHSGSQANMAVYLAAAQPGSKVLGMDLSHGGHLTHGSPVNFSGFLYNPVHYGLDPETHQLNYNQIADLAKEHKPQIIIAGYSAYPRTLDFKAFREIADSVGAVLMADIAHIAGIVAAGEHQSPIPYADYTTTTTHKTLRGPRGGMILTREDLGKGVNSKIFPGIQGGPLEHVIAAKAVAFGEALKPEFKTYIKQVLVNAKVLAEVLVERGFHLVTGGTENHLILLDLSTRDDLTGKEGEIALDTAGITVNKNTVPNEKRSPFVTSGLRIGTPALTTRGMKEAEIKIVAHWIADVLNDHTNEDLQKNVRHQVKELCQQFPLYS, from the coding sequence ATGAGTCTTAAACAAACTGATTCTGAAGTGGCTAAATACATTGCCCAAGAACTCGATCGCCAAGAATATGGCCTTGAAATGATCGCCTCTGAAAATTACGTTTCAAAAGAGGTTCTTGAAGCACAAGGGTCGGTTTTGACAAACAAATATGCCGAAGGCTATCCGCGAAAACGTTATTACGGTGGCTGTGAGTTTGTGGATGAAGTGGAGCAACTGGCTATTGACCGCGCCAAACAACTCTTCTTAGCTGAGCATGTTAACGTACAACCCCATTCGGGGTCGCAGGCCAACATGGCGGTTTACTTGGCCGCCGCTCAACCGGGATCCAAAGTGCTTGGGATGGACCTCTCGCATGGAGGTCATCTCACACATGGTTCGCCTGTGAACTTTAGCGGTTTTTTATATAACCCCGTTCACTATGGACTAGACCCTGAGACCCATCAGTTGAACTACAATCAAATTGCTGACTTAGCTAAAGAACATAAACCTCAAATTATTATTGCCGGATACAGCGCTTACCCTAGAACTTTAGATTTCAAAGCTTTTCGTGAAATCGCAGACAGTGTTGGCGCAGTTTTAATGGCCGACATTGCCCATATTGCAGGGATCGTGGCTGCCGGCGAACACCAATCCCCTATTCCCTATGCCGACTACACTACCACCACCACTCATAAAACCTTGCGTGGCCCGCGAGGCGGGATGATTCTCACAAGAGAAGATCTGGGTAAAGGTGTGAACTCTAAAATTTTTCCGGGCATCCAAGGCGGTCCACTTGAGCATGTGATCGCAGCAAAGGCCGTGGCCTTTGGTGAAGCCCTGAAACCAGAATTTAAAACTTACATCAAGCAAGTTCTTGTTAATGCTAAAGTGTTGGCCGAGGTTCTGGTGGAGCGAGGCTTTCACCTTGTCACTGGGGGTACGGAAAATCATTTGATCTTGCTGGATCTTTCAACAAGAGATGACCTCACTGGCAAAGAGGGAGAAATCGCCCTGGATACGGCAGGCATCACGGTTAACAAAAATACCGTACCCAATGAAAAGCGCTCACCCTTTGTGACCAGTGGCCTTCGCATTGGAACGCCTGCATTGACCACACGGGGAATGAAAGAAGCAGAAATCAAAATTGTGGCTCATTGGATTGCTGATGTCCTCAATGATCACACCAACGAAGATTTACAAAAAAATGTACGACATCAAGTTAAAGAACTTTGTCAGCAATTTCCGCTCTATTCATAA
- a CDS encoding TIGR02147 family protein, translated as MRDYREILINELEQRQLNNENYSLRAFARDLGVAPSRLSEILRGKQGLSRERARQVSKKLGYDETGQQYFCNLVDLQHARSAMERERAKKQLENQANLNSIQQIKSELKFLNHWYDLALRRLTQVKGFESDPQWIAHRLGISVLAAEQAIEQLVANGLLKKDESGHLSICENIATGSKNVHPEYSEEIKNLYTGFFERAIEARLDHPIDYRDHSAHVFAINYDQVQKIKAFLRKLEDEIDAETYLSEEKDAVYCLATQFFCIEKNPPQFGKATTGKKPS; from the coding sequence ATGCGGGATTATCGAGAGATTCTGATCAATGAGCTTGAACAACGACAGCTCAACAATGAGAACTACTCGCTTCGTGCTTTTGCACGAGATCTTGGGGTGGCTCCATCGCGCCTCTCAGAAATTCTTCGAGGAAAACAAGGGCTTTCTCGCGAACGCGCTCGCCAGGTGTCAAAAAAGCTGGGTTACGATGAAACGGGGCAACAGTATTTTTGCAACCTTGTTGACCTTCAACACGCTCGCAGTGCTATGGAGCGGGAGCGGGCCAAAAAACAACTCGAAAACCAAGCCAATCTTAACTCCATTCAACAAATAAAATCTGAACTTAAGTTTTTAAACCACTGGTACGATCTTGCCCTGAGGCGACTGACACAGGTTAAGGGGTTTGAATCTGACCCGCAGTGGATTGCCCATCGTCTGGGCATTTCGGTATTGGCCGCAGAACAAGCCATTGAGCAATTGGTCGCAAATGGTCTGTTAAAAAAAGACGAAAGCGGTCACTTGAGTATTTGTGAAAATATCGCCACCGGATCGAAGAATGTTCACCCTGAATATTCTGAAGAAATTAAGAATTTGTATACTGGATTTTTTGAGCGGGCCATTGAGGCGCGCCTAGATCATCCCATCGATTACCGGGACCACTCGGCCCATGTGTTTGCAATTAACTACGATCAGGTTCAAAAAATAAAGGCTTTCTTAAGAAAGCTTGAAGATGAAATTGACGCCGAGACCTATCTGAGCGAAGAAAAAGACGCCGTGTATTGCTTGGCCACACAGTTTTTTTGTATCGAGAAAAACCCTCCTCAATTTGGTAAGGCGACCACTGGCAAAAAACCATCTTGA
- a CDS encoding AMP-binding protein gives MSDPNTAKTLLSVLEDRVIASPDQVGFFEEYAGSWRPVTYREFSRQVASLTRFLQEFGIESGDTVAVMGRPHLMWDLIDKAVMSLGAVVLGLDPHFSPKDWQELKKALPVKAVLFETHPIFFEVGTKSFLKDILWLSWTELEKKRHLTPPNVEDVLSQIPKPSSPATIMLTSGTTGPAKAIPFTHEQLFTACQAAKEALQPYSENETCPSTISWLPMHNATGRLITNVSIALGVAQYYLSDPTQIMSAIKQTNPQYLFAPPRLFEKISLSVQEKLREAPLLKRLFLKILKQISFSKTLRPFTQKPLNPLRHALFGTNMKLLLSGSAPLRPDVVDFFSFIHLPIYECFGMTEIAALVTINTPHQYRPGSVGKILPCHEYRLAEDQELLIKGSTVFKGYVGAQNEDLFTDDGYYKTGDIAEIHEGFVYLKGRKKEIIKTSTGLRVSPLELENHYLQIPGVEQFIVIGNNRKHLTALIAMSDSWKTHSLDTNDYVTKQLAYFGQSLPKKLRINRFYPLQKPLGIEEGHLTPSLKLRRQKIEEDFAREIDSLYKSA, from the coding sequence ATGAGTGACCCAAATACAGCAAAGACTCTGCTTTCGGTTTTAGAAGATCGCGTAATCGCTTCACCAGATCAGGTGGGTTTTTTTGAAGAATATGCTGGCAGCTGGAGGCCTGTCACTTATAGAGAGTTCTCTAGGCAAGTGGCCTCATTGACGCGTTTCTTGCAAGAGTTCGGAATTGAGTCTGGCGACACTGTTGCCGTGATGGGACGGCCTCATTTAATGTGGGACTTGATCGACAAAGCAGTTATGTCATTGGGGGCTGTGGTTCTGGGTCTTGACCCTCATTTTTCACCAAAAGACTGGCAAGAACTAAAGAAAGCGCTACCAGTTAAGGCGGTGCTGTTTGAGACTCACCCTATTTTTTTTGAAGTTGGTACCAAGAGTTTTTTGAAAGACATCCTTTGGCTGAGTTGGACGGAGCTCGAAAAAAAACGCCACCTCACTCCGCCCAACGTAGAAGATGTCTTAAGCCAGATACCAAAACCCTCCTCACCAGCCACAATCATGCTCACCTCGGGTACGACGGGGCCAGCAAAAGCCATCCCATTCACCCACGAACAGCTGTTTACGGCCTGCCAGGCAGCCAAAGAGGCCCTTCAGCCCTATTCGGAAAATGAAACGTGTCCATCCACAATCTCTTGGCTTCCCATGCACAATGCAACAGGACGACTAATTACAAACGTAAGCATTGCACTGGGAGTTGCTCAGTACTATTTAAGTGATCCCACTCAAATTATGAGTGCGATCAAACAAACAAATCCACAGTACTTATTTGCCCCACCCCGGCTTTTTGAAAAAATATCCTTAAGCGTTCAAGAAAAACTGCGTGAGGCTCCGCTTCTAAAAAGACTGTTTTTAAAAATCCTAAAACAAATATCTTTCTCGAAAACACTTCGACCTTTCACCCAAAAACCCCTGAACCCACTTCGACATGCTCTATTTGGAACCAATATGAAACTCTTGTTGAGTGGCTCAGCTCCCCTTCGTCCTGATGTGGTGGATTTTTTTTCGTTCATTCACCTTCCCATTTATGAGTGCTTTGGAATGACAGAAATCGCAGCCCTAGTGACAATCAATACGCCCCATCAGTATCGTCCCGGTTCAGTCGGCAAAATACTACCTTGCCATGAATATCGATTGGCCGAAGATCAAGAGTTGTTAATCAAGGGCAGTACCGTATTCAAAGGTTATGTGGGAGCACAAAACGAAGATCTCTTCACAGACGATGGCTATTACAAAACCGGTGATATCGCTGAAATACATGAAGGCTTTGTATATTTAAAGGGCCGAAAAAAAGAAATAATCAAAACCTCAACAGGACTTCGAGTGTCACCGCTAGAACTAGAAAACCACTATTTACAAATACCCGGCGTGGAGCAGTTTATTGTGATCGGCAACAATCGAAAACACCTGACAGCCCTAATAGCAATGAGCGACTCATGGAAGACCCATTCGCTCGACACAAATGATTATGTTACAAAGCAATTGGCTTACTTTGGCCAATCCCTCCCCAAAAAGTTACGCATCAACCGCTTTTACCCGCTACAAAAGCCACTGGGCATTGAAGAGGGCCACCTCACCCCATCATTAAAATTAAGAAG